A single window of Bacillus mesophilus DNA harbors:
- a CDS encoding alpha/beta hydrolase gives MSVQNTEYENLVRLLEESSETKVDSGVEILIKRIPDLDSEGDFDPRVLENVKKQRTTEQGSTEKSENNDLDIEAVRAKMGWANKDVTKHEIRTEALIITGRNGDIPIRIYSPVSDSPLPAVVYFHGGGFIGGTLETVENPCKALAEKANAVVVSVDYRLAPENPFPAGLYDCFDAITWVYNHPKELGIDREQIAVAGDSAGGNLATVCCLLDHEQQTNMIKYQALIYPVVNIGDRETEDYKWDIEEYKILHNHELIRSSVYALAGAGPLFNELYLQGVIENSHPHVSPLLAEDLSGLPDTLIITAEYDFLRLEGEAYARKLARSGVKVKLIQYNGMDHAFIDKIGEYPQAEDCMNEIAKGIRSVFNS, from the coding sequence ATGTCTGTTCAAAATACGGAGTATGAAAACCTAGTACGTTTACTAGAAGAAAGTTCGGAAACAAAGGTGGATTCTGGTGTAGAAATCTTGATTAAAAGAATCCCCGATCTAGATTCGGAAGGGGATTTTGATCCAAGGGTTTTAGAAAATGTTAAAAAGCAACGGACTACTGAACAAGGTTCTACTGAAAAGAGCGAGAACAATGATCTCGATATTGAAGCTGTGCGAGCTAAAATGGGTTGGGCAAACAAGGATGTAACGAAGCATGAAATCCGAACAGAAGCTCTAATCATTACTGGAAGAAATGGTGATATTCCAATAAGAATATATTCTCCAGTATCAGATTCTCCATTACCTGCCGTAGTGTATTTCCATGGAGGAGGCTTTATCGGTGGAACTCTAGAAACGGTCGAGAATCCTTGTAAAGCTCTCGCAGAAAAGGCAAATGCAGTCGTTGTATCGGTGGATTATCGCCTTGCGCCAGAAAACCCATTTCCGGCTGGATTATATGATTGCTTTGATGCGATTACATGGGTATATAACCATCCAAAAGAGCTTGGTATTGATAGAGAACAAATAGCGGTAGCGGGTGATAGTGCTGGTGGGAACCTAGCGACCGTATGTTGTTTACTAGATCATGAGCAACAAACCAATATGATTAAGTATCAAGCATTAATTTATCCCGTTGTTAACATAGGAGATAGGGAAACAGAAGATTATAAATGGGATATAGAAGAGTACAAGATCCTACATAATCATGAGCTAATTAGAAGCAGTGTATATGCGCTTGCAGGAGCAGGCCCCCTATTTAACGAGCTATATTTACAAGGTGTAATAGAGAACTCCCATCCACATGTTTCACCTTTACTAGCAGAAGATTTAAGCGGGCTACCAGACACCTTAATTATTACAGCAGAATACGATTTTCTTAGACTCGAAGGGGAAGCATATGCTAGAAAGCTAGCCAGATCAGGAGTAAAAGTAAAATTAATTCAATACAATGGTATGGATCATGCCTTTATAGATAAAATCGGTGAATATCCACAAGCAGAGGATTGTATGAATGAAATTGCTAAAGGAATTAGAAGTGTGTTTAATTCATAG
- a CDS encoding DUF6508 domain-containing protein: MKTNITKQNIKNLLTFLPFFESDAKKYSISPESFMDPYDYADPVNDFIHMVYSEAFILEGFDWPSWQDEAQKYIEDKTLIKEADIETIQKLLTTFIRKERFASGTIARLIDDEVFLYILYRLDAV; this comes from the coding sequence ATGAAAACAAACATCACAAAACAAAATATAAAAAATCTACTTACCTTTTTGCCATTCTTTGAATCAGATGCTAAGAAATATTCCATATCACCTGAAAGCTTTATGGATCCTTATGACTATGCAGATCCTGTAAACGACTTTATACATATGGTGTATTCAGAAGCATTTATACTTGAAGGGTTTGATTGGCCAAGTTGGCAAGATGAGGCCCAAAAATATATTGAAGATAAAACGTTAATTAAAGAAGCAGACATCGAAACCATTCAAAAACTACTCACAACATTTATTAGAAAAGAGAGGTTCGCATCGGGTACTATTGCTCGATTAATTGATGATGAGGTATTTTTATATATTTTATACAGATTAGATGCAGTATAG